One Desulfobulbus oligotrophicus DNA segment encodes these proteins:
- the cobA gene encoding uroporphyrinogen-III C-methyltransferase — protein MTTTNPVPHPAPGKVYLVGAGPGDPGLITLRGKYLLEHAQAVVYDYLANPKLLGYVPKTAERIYAGKKGGGLHAYTQENINKLLVRLAREGKMVVRLKGGDPFIFGRGGEEIEELVSAGIDFEVVPGVTSATAAATYAGIPITHREYTASVAFVTGHEDPAKKSSNICWEKLATAAGTIVVYMGIKTLPNITQKLMDFGRSPETPVAVVRWASTPQQRSVVGTLATICDIVHNADIRPPALVIVGEVVNLRNTIDWFEKRPLFGRRIVVTRTREQASELVAQLEEYGAECLEYSTIHIEPVDDFTLVDRAIGEMATYQWVLFTSLNTVSHFFQRLAALGYDSRLLAGTKVAAVGKATAEALHAHGITADLVPQKFTGQGLAEALLSVEVKGNRILLPRALHASDILPEMLTDAGAEVIIAPVYRNVPQEGVKDELRDQLLAGSIDMVTFTSSSTVTNFLAMIEGGGAGELHRLLDQVDIAAIGPVTGETVQKYGLAVTVQPQRYTISDMVQTIVAHYRNKSGHAA, from the coding sequence GTGACCACGACCAATCCTGTACCCCACCCTGCTCCCGGTAAAGTCTATCTTGTTGGTGCCGGTCCCGGAGATCCGGGCCTGATCACCCTGCGTGGCAAGTATCTCCTGGAGCACGCTCAAGCCGTTGTCTATGACTATCTGGCCAATCCCAAGCTGCTGGGCTATGTACCCAAAACCGCCGAACGCATCTATGCCGGCAAAAAGGGAGGCGGCCTCCATGCCTATACCCAGGAAAATATCAACAAACTGCTGGTTCGACTTGCCAGAGAAGGCAAGATGGTGGTGCGTCTGAAAGGTGGTGATCCCTTCATCTTTGGCCGTGGTGGTGAGGAGATAGAGGAACTGGTGAGCGCAGGGATTGATTTTGAGGTTGTACCCGGAGTGACTTCCGCCACTGCGGCCGCCACCTACGCGGGAATTCCCATCACCCACCGGGAATACACGGCCTCTGTTGCCTTTGTTACCGGCCACGAAGATCCGGCCAAAAAGTCCTCCAACATCTGCTGGGAAAAGCTGGCCACTGCAGCCGGCACCATCGTTGTTTATATGGGGATCAAAACCCTGCCCAACATCACACAAAAACTGATGGATTTCGGTCGTTCTCCGGAAACCCCGGTGGCTGTCGTCCGCTGGGCGTCTACTCCTCAGCAGCGCTCCGTGGTCGGCACCCTGGCCACGATCTGCGATATCGTACACAACGCAGACATCAGACCGCCGGCACTTGTGATCGTCGGCGAAGTTGTCAACCTGCGTAACACCATTGACTGGTTTGAAAAAAGACCGTTGTTCGGCCGACGCATCGTTGTCACCCGCACCCGCGAACAGGCCAGTGAGCTTGTTGCCCAGCTGGAGGAGTATGGGGCCGAGTGTCTGGAATACTCCACCATTCACATCGAGCCGGTGGACGACTTCACTCTTGTTGACCGGGCAATCGGTGAGATGGCAACCTATCAGTGGGTACTGTTCACCAGCCTCAACACTGTCAGCCATTTTTTCCAAAGACTTGCCGCACTCGGCTACGACAGCCGTCTTCTTGCCGGCACAAAAGTAGCCGCCGTTGGTAAAGCCACTGCTGAAGCACTGCATGCCCACGGTATCACAGCAGACCTGGTGCCACAAAAATTCACAGGCCAGGGATTAGCCGAGGCCCTGCTCTCTGTTGAAGTCAAGGGAAATCGGATTCTGCTGCCCAGGGCACTGCACGCCAGCGATATCCTGCCCGAGATGCTGACCGATGCCGGTGCAGAGGTTATTATTGCTCCGGTCTATCGAAACGTACCGCAGGAAGGTGTCAAAGATGAGCTGCGTGATCAGTTGCTTGCCGGTTCCATCGACATGGTGACCTTTACCAGCTCTTCCACGGTAACCAACTTCCTGGCAATGATAGAAGGCGGTGGTGCCGGTGAACTGCATCGCCTGCTCGATCAGGTGGACATCGCTGCGATCGGGCCGGTCACTGGGGAAACTGTGCAGAAATATGGTCTTGCTGTGACCGTTCAGCCACAACGCTACACGATCAGCGACATGGTACAGACCATTGTTGCTCACTATCGCAACAAATCCGGTCATGCTGCCTGA
- the hemC gene encoding hydroxymethylbilane synthase, whose translation MRNQLRIGTRASLLAVTQSTWVKIQIESTCPGTQVELVKITTKGDRILDVPLAKVGGKGLFVKEIEDALLAGAIDLAVHSMKDVPTELPEGLHIGIIPARETPCDAFLSTRYASVEELPTGACIGTSSLRRKAQLATLRPDLTILDLRGNVDTRLRKLEEGEFDAIILAGAGLHRLGKTDKITTLLTPEQMLPAIGQGALGIELRETDTELLAGLQFLHHRATAVTVAAERAFLLRLEGGCQVPIGAHATLSGDQITLTGLIAAVDGSIVLKEHITGSAREAAALGTALAESLLSKGGKAILDAVYCTGS comes from the coding sequence ATGAGAAATCAACTGCGCATTGGAACGCGCGCCAGTCTCTTGGCTGTCACCCAGTCGACCTGGGTCAAAATTCAGATAGAGTCAACCTGTCCAGGAACGCAGGTGGAGCTGGTGAAAATCACCACCAAAGGGGATCGGATCCTCGACGTCCCTCTGGCCAAGGTCGGTGGTAAAGGGTTATTCGTTAAAGAAATCGAAGATGCGCTGCTGGCCGGGGCAATCGATCTGGCGGTTCATTCGATGAAGGATGTGCCGACCGAGCTTCCGGAAGGCCTGCACATCGGCATCATTCCCGCACGCGAAACCCCCTGCGACGCCTTTCTTTCAACCCGATACGCCTCTGTTGAAGAACTGCCGACAGGGGCCTGCATAGGCACCTCCAGCCTGCGACGCAAAGCACAACTGGCCACTCTCCGCCCGGATCTTACCATCCTCGATCTCCGCGGCAATGTTGATACCCGGTTGCGTAAACTCGAAGAAGGCGAGTTTGATGCCATTATTCTTGCCGGTGCCGGCTTGCATCGTTTAGGCAAAACAGACAAGATCACCACCCTGCTTACACCGGAGCAGATGTTACCTGCCATAGGGCAGGGGGCACTCGGTATCGAGCTGCGCGAAACTGATACCGAACTGCTGGCCGGCCTTCAGTTTTTACATCACCGGGCAACCGCTGTGACCGTTGCTGCAGAGCGGGCCTTTCTCCTACGTCTGGAGGGCGGTTGTCAGGTTCCGATCGGTGCCCACGCTACCTTGTCAGGTGATCAGATCACCCTCACTGGTCTGATTGCGGCTGTTGACGGCAGCATTGTGCTCAAAGAGCACATCACCGGTTCTGCCCGGGAAGCCGCTGCACTGGGCACTGCTCTGGCGGAATCTCTACTGTCCAAAGGTGGTAAAGCCATTCTTGACGCTGTTTACTGCACTGGTTCGTAA
- a CDS encoding cereblon family protein → MLPDQRICRVHLPRPGNHRPPAPENNDTPVADENAKALRCTLCNTVITGQEQAVAVQGGHEHAFFNPAGIAFEIRCFRTAPGAIPQGNASDTFTWFSGYHWQIVLCINCHTHLGWRFIGDSIFFGLIASRLQ, encoded by the coding sequence ATGCTGCCTGATCAGCGGATCTGTCGGGTACATCTTCCCCGACCCGGGAATCATCGGCCACCCGCACCAGAAAACAACGATACACCGGTAGCAGATGAAAATGCGAAAGCACTGCGCTGTACACTCTGCAACACCGTCATCACCGGACAAGAACAGGCCGTGGCTGTTCAGGGTGGGCATGAACACGCCTTTTTCAATCCAGCGGGTATTGCCTTTGAAATTCGCTGCTTTCGTACCGCACCCGGTGCGATCCCTCAAGGCAACGCAAGCGACACCTTTACCTGGTTTTCCGGTTATCACTGGCAGATCGTCCTGTGTATCAACTGTCACACCCATCTTGGCTGGCGGTTCATCGGAGACTCTATCTTTTTTGGCCTCATTGCCTCGCGATTGCAATAA
- a CDS encoding HEAT repeat domain-containing protein produces MLQNTTQPPRYRVGDEELVTVIADFLALGHVDNIIAMIRQESRYIAWIGRLLEDERYSVRIGVLVLLEELMSLHFDHLSLALPGLIRRLQHPVEWVRGEAASALGIIGSADALAALPSLLNDPSPQVAEIVRDILEEAHHG; encoded by the coding sequence ATGCTGCAAAATACAACACAACCTCCCCGGTACAGGGTCGGTGACGAGGAACTTGTAACGGTTATCGCCGACTTTCTCGCGCTGGGCCATGTCGACAATATCATTGCCATGATCCGGCAAGAGTCCCGTTATATTGCCTGGATCGGACGCCTTCTTGAGGATGAGCGGTATTCGGTGCGGATCGGCGTATTGGTCCTGCTGGAAGAGCTCATGTCTTTACATTTTGACCACCTGTCCCTTGCACTGCCGGGATTGATCAGACGTCTGCAGCATCCGGTCGAGTGGGTTCGAGGTGAAGCAGCCAGTGCCCTCGGTATTATCGGCTCGGCCGATGCACTTGCGGCCCTGCCCTCTCTGCTCAACGATCCGTCACCGCAGGTTGCTGAAATCGTCCGGGATATTTTAGAAGAAGCTCATCATGGATAA
- a CDS encoding porin family protein produces the protein MKKVLVAGAALMLVGGLGSTASAAAVEPGVKITGDARVRLGYTDKYHMNSRQFGNRNAGGVDQVGEYNYKGQTNMDSRIRLNVVGTAAGGAYAKARFRMEGSSGDIDNDPAVTQPPINSGSNIWVDLAYIGIPFNDNLTVELGRYRSTYGPMGPTYNFFYDDVSSYGIRGIIKFDNVEINPFIEWMEEAQNGEYTGSLRRVAAEDDDVMRYGVHAKTKLNNDWTIGGMLGYQTDSRPEVWTATGIQYFEPNEGLFGSLYVSGKAGAFGLNSEVAFTNADLNNFNSWETDTWTVSNNGNDLIGSKDTGYGGYVLPTYTIDKLTLGLNLGFTTKGFQPDRAFGTGVMMGSSDNSRISSIRIGDFGNWLWGGLIVQYQATEALKLTGNFMYADIHTWDSKGVAGDGPNTTSASIPGTEATDYSAGGVKSAWEVSGILQYTISQGMDMYLSAGYLKPKVEGYLEEDDGVFGALSRFELKF, from the coding sequence ATGAAAAAAGTACTAGTTGCAGGCGCAGCCCTCATGCTGGTAGGCGGCTTAGGTTCCACTGCCTCCGCTGCTGCTGTTGAGCCCGGAGTAAAGATCACCGGTGATGCCCGTGTTCGTCTTGGCTATACGGATAAATACCACATGAATTCCAGACAGTTCGGCAACCGAAATGCCGGCGGAGTTGATCAGGTTGGTGAGTACAATTACAAGGGCCAGACCAACATGGATTCCCGTATCCGGTTGAATGTTGTCGGAACCGCAGCAGGCGGTGCCTATGCCAAGGCCCGTTTCCGTATGGAAGGATCCTCCGGTGATATTGATAATGACCCTGCCGTTACTCAGCCGCCAATCAACTCCGGCAGCAATATCTGGGTTGACCTGGCTTACATTGGTATTCCTTTCAACGACAACCTCACCGTTGAACTTGGCCGATACCGTTCCACCTACGGCCCGATGGGACCGACCTACAACTTCTTCTATGATGATGTCAGCTCCTACGGGATCCGCGGTATCATTAAATTTGATAATGTAGAGATCAACCCCTTTATCGAATGGATGGAAGAGGCACAGAACGGCGAGTACACAGGCTCCCTCAGAAGAGTTGCTGCTGAAGACGATGATGTTATGCGCTACGGTGTGCATGCCAAGACCAAACTCAACAACGACTGGACCATCGGTGGTATGCTCGGCTATCAGACCGACTCACGCCCTGAAGTGTGGACCGCAACCGGTATTCAGTACTTCGAACCCAACGAAGGTCTGTTCGGTTCTCTCTATGTGTCCGGTAAGGCCGGTGCCTTTGGCCTGAACAGTGAAGTGGCCTTTACCAACGCCGACCTGAACAACTTTAACTCCTGGGAAACCGACACCTGGACCGTTTCAAATAACGGTAATGACCTGATCGGCTCCAAGGACACCGGATACGGCGGCTATGTGTTGCCGACCTACACCATTGACAAGCTGACCCTTGGTCTTAACCTTGGTTTCACCACCAAAGGTTTCCAGCCTGACCGGGCCTTTGGTACCGGCGTTATGATGGGTTCTTCCGACAACAGCCGTATCTCCTCCATCCGTATCGGTGATTTCGGCAACTGGCTCTGGGGTGGACTGATTGTCCAGTACCAGGCAACCGAAGCACTGAAGCTGACCGGTAACTTCATGTATGCAGATATCCATACCTGGGACAGCAAGGGTGTGGCAGGCGACGGGCCGAATACAACATCCGCATCCATACCGGGAACGGAAGCTACCGATTACAGTGCCGGTGGTGTGAAGAGCGCCTGGGAGGTATCCGGAATTCTCCAGTACACCATCAGCCAGGGTATGGACATGTACCTGTCCGCTGGTTATCTGAAGCCCAAAGTTGAGGGATATCTTGAAGAAGATGACGGCGTGTTTGGTGCACTTTCACGATTTGAGCTGAAGTTCTAA
- a CDS encoding ATP-dependent DNA helicase codes for MDKFFGPDGLLARGLPHYQFRSGQLHMAQAVADLLHTDEHLAASGRAACLAIEAETGLGKTLAYLIPAVLSGYRVVVSTNTRNLQDQILQREIPLITEIIRPDLKALCVKGRQNYLCLYRWHQLQAGSQHELFTAGQRREIENWINTTRHADRSELTWLPADSPLWQKICCQTQFCLGQDCPDGSVCFLHHLRRDAAASDLLVVNHHLLFSDLALRKSGYGEVLPRYETVIFDEAHHLEAVATTYFGFTFSRYQVLDLCSDVERSTQTDLSVEHRQQIVEATGRLTAAVEKFVGTFPAARGRYLLPALLAKYPEINLHRDHLGAALSHLAVRMEAVGSSDGPWSQYSNRIHELEERLALITAEQFEDIQPEDVRHTYWYERTERNFSLFATPVDVAPELDATLFTQVRHCIFTSATLASGDGFHYFLNRLGLPADTRTLQLPSPFDYPGQTLLYIPGSGYPEPGAPDHPHAQQKEIATLIGYAGGRTLALFTSIAAMNQAYEALHDTLPYPLLRQGDASRRILLEHFRETTHSVLFAVASFWEGIDVPGESLSLVIIDKLPFEVPTDPVIMARIQRIKALGGNPFKDYQVPSAILSLRQGVGRLMRTAADRGVIAVLDTRLFTRGYGRQFLRSLPPSPITREQTDVAAFFSTANRLTTDAHVSH; via the coding sequence ATGGATAAATTTTTCGGACCAGACGGCCTGCTGGCCCGCGGCCTCCCACACTACCAGTTCCGATCAGGCCAACTGCACATGGCCCAGGCTGTTGCCGACCTGCTCCATACTGACGAACATCTTGCCGCATCGGGACGGGCGGCCTGTCTGGCAATTGAAGCAGAAACCGGACTGGGGAAGACCCTTGCCTACCTTATCCCTGCAGTTTTAAGCGGATACCGGGTTGTGGTGTCCACAAATACCCGTAACCTTCAAGATCAGATCCTTCAACGTGAAATTCCACTGATCACAGAAATTATCCGCCCTGATCTCAAGGCACTCTGTGTCAAAGGCCGTCAGAATTATCTCTGCTTGTACCGATGGCATCAGCTTCAGGCAGGCAGTCAGCACGAACTGTTTACGGCCGGACAACGTCGGGAAATCGAAAACTGGATCAACACGACCCGGCATGCCGACCGCTCTGAACTCACCTGGCTGCCTGCGGATTCACCACTCTGGCAAAAAATTTGCTGTCAGACTCAATTTTGTCTTGGCCAGGATTGTCCGGACGGTTCGGTCTGCTTTCTGCATCACCTGCGTCGCGATGCCGCTGCCAGTGACCTGCTGGTCGTCAATCACCATCTCCTCTTTTCCGATCTAGCTCTGCGTAAAAGTGGGTATGGCGAGGTATTACCCCGATACGAGACCGTTATCTTCGATGAAGCCCACCATCTCGAAGCAGTGGCCACCACCTATTTCGGCTTTACCTTTTCCCGGTATCAGGTCCTTGATCTCTGCAGTGACGTTGAGCGCAGCACGCAAACAGATTTGAGTGTTGAGCACCGTCAACAGATTGTCGAAGCAACAGGTCGACTCACAGCGGCCGTTGAAAAATTTGTCGGCACCTTCCCTGCCGCAAGAGGCCGCTATCTGTTACCGGCACTTCTTGCCAAGTACCCGGAGATCAATCTCCACCGGGATCATCTCGGTGCCGCCCTTTCTCATCTGGCTGTCAGGATGGAAGCGGTCGGGTCATCAGACGGCCCCTGGTCACAGTATAGCAACCGTATCCATGAGCTGGAAGAACGCCTTGCACTCATCACCGCCGAACAGTTTGAAGACATACAGCCTGAAGATGTTCGTCACACCTACTGGTATGAACGAACCGAACGAAACTTCTCACTTTTCGCCACCCCCGTTGATGTGGCTCCAGAGCTTGATGCCACTTTATTCACACAGGTGCGCCACTGTATCTTCACCTCGGCAACGCTGGCCAGCGGCGACGGCTTTCATTATTTTTTAAACCGGTTGGGCCTGCCTGCAGATACCCGCACCTTACAACTGCCATCACCCTTTGATTATCCGGGCCAAACCCTCCTCTATATCCCCGGCAGCGGTTATCCCGAACCCGGCGCCCCGGATCACCCGCATGCCCAGCAAAAAGAAATAGCTACGCTGATCGGTTATGCAGGCGGTAGAACGCTTGCCCTCTTTACTTCCATCGCCGCCATGAATCAGGCGTATGAAGCACTGCATGATACACTGCCCTACCCGCTGCTCAGACAGGGTGACGCCTCGCGCCGGATACTGCTTGAACACTTTCGGGAAACGACTCACTCGGTTTTATTTGCGGTGGCAAGTTTTTGGGAAGGAATCGATGTTCCGGGAGAATCACTCAGTCTGGTCATTATCGATAAATTACCGTTTGAAGTCCCCACTGATCCTGTTATTATGGCCCGCATACAACGAATCAAAGCCTTGGGGGGAAATCCGTTCAAGGACTACCAGGTGCCAAGCGCCATTCTCAGCCTCCGCCAGGGAGTGGGGCGGTTGATGCGTACTGCCGCAGATCGGGGTGTCATAGCCGTCCTGGACACACGTCTGTTCACCAGGGGATATGGCCGACAGTTTCTTCGCAGTCTACCACCAAGCCCAATCACCCGGGAGCAGACCGATGTTGCCGCCTTTTTCAGCACCGCAAACAGACTAACCACGGATGCGCATGTCAGCCACTGA
- a CDS encoding hybrid sensor histidine kinase/response regulator: MTGNVSSPSLSMINEHELLEDEECILIVDDSLEFTRLVQDFLHKNNLPAVTAHSADALHRQLTMSNVALVLLDIGLPDGDGANLIPELKQRYPDLAVIMLTAVSDVYTALACLRQGADDYLVKPVQFPDLHSALHRVLEKRRLTIRNRHYQRRIEQANFRIQLAHDLALKMNTAYLGTTELDEVLHAILVGITAEEGVGFNRAFLALFDEDGALLKGRSAIGPANREEGSRIWQEIQDQKLGLHDLIARLRDDSNTMNVEVNRIARALQVDALNSEHVLIRAVRERRSINVVNGQSEFSVPLELLGLLQEDTFVVVPLFSPSRALGVIIADHFVSRHPIDEEQIKALEGFASQASLAIEHCRLHTAMQRKMNELEAVAAELQKNKDLLIDAERYSALGHMAAQLAHSIRNPITAIGGTARLLARKIENKEWLRFLSMMTGEAEKIEKILEDLFVFVEQTKPEMERVSLLPLIGQSLLLYYKTLNERGIRQNLVLPEHDLELLIDPRQIQQALVHLFRNSIEAMPLGGELTVSVEVEDKQVRIIIHDTGKGLSRGTVEYATDPFFTTKVVGTGMGLTIVRRIVEEHGGELVLQSSGNGMRATIVLPKPQDELPITNQDAS, translated from the coding sequence ATGACCGGCAATGTATCTTCACCATCTCTGTCGATGATCAATGAGCACGAACTCCTTGAAGATGAGGAGTGTATTCTCATTGTTGACGATTCTCTCGAATTTACTCGTCTTGTCCAGGACTTTCTCCATAAGAACAACCTGCCGGCAGTTACTGCTCACTCCGCCGACGCCCTGCATCGCCAGCTGACGATGAGCAATGTGGCGCTTGTACTGCTGGATATCGGTCTTCCTGATGGTGATGGAGCGAACCTCATCCCTGAGTTGAAGCAGAGGTATCCGGATCTGGCGGTTATCATGCTGACCGCTGTTTCGGACGTGTACACCGCACTTGCCTGCCTTCGTCAGGGAGCTGACGACTATCTGGTTAAGCCTGTACAATTCCCTGACCTGCACTCCGCCCTGCACCGTGTACTGGAAAAACGACGCCTGACCATCCGTAACCGACATTACCAGCGGCGAATCGAGCAGGCAAACTTTCGGATTCAATTGGCCCATGATTTAGCCTTGAAAATGAACACCGCCTACCTGGGGACCACCGAGCTGGACGAGGTATTGCACGCTATCCTGGTTGGTATTACTGCAGAAGAGGGGGTGGGGTTTAACCGTGCCTTTCTTGCCCTGTTTGATGAGGATGGTGCCCTTTTGAAAGGGCGGTCCGCCATCGGACCGGCGAACAGGGAGGAAGGCAGTCGGATCTGGCAGGAAATCCAGGATCAAAAGCTGGGATTGCATGACCTTATCGCCCGCCTCCGGGACGACAGCAACACCATGAATGTCGAGGTGAATCGAATTGCCCGTGCTTTGCAGGTCGATGCCTTGAACAGTGAGCATGTTTTAATCCGGGCGGTCCGTGAGCGACGATCCATCAATGTGGTGAACGGGCAGTCTGAGTTTTCAGTCCCCCTTGAGCTCCTCGGCCTGCTGCAGGAAGATACTTTTGTGGTTGTGCCCCTCTTCTCACCCAGCAGGGCCTTGGGGGTCATCATTGCGGATCATTTTGTCAGTCGTCACCCGATTGATGAAGAACAGATAAAGGCATTGGAGGGTTTTGCAAGTCAAGCCAGTCTTGCCATTGAACACTGCCGTCTGCATACAGCAATGCAACGCAAAATGAATGAGCTTGAGGCAGTGGCGGCAGAACTGCAAAAAAATAAAGACCTGCTCATCGATGCAGAGCGCTACTCGGCTCTGGGGCACATGGCTGCCCAGCTGGCACACAGTATTCGTAATCCGATCACGGCCATTGGCGGAACGGCCCGCCTGCTTGCCCGTAAAATTGAGAACAAAGAGTGGTTACGGTTTCTTTCGATGATGACGGGTGAAGCGGAAAAGATTGAAAAGATCCTGGAAGATCTTTTTGTTTTTGTTGAACAGACTAAACCGGAGATGGAACGGGTTTCGCTGTTGCCGCTTATCGGTCAATCGCTGCTGCTCTATTACAAGACACTGAACGAGCGGGGGATCCGCCAGAATCTCGTCCTGCCTGAGCATGATCTGGAACTGTTGATTGATCCGCGCCAGATTCAGCAGGCACTGGTGCATCTTTTTCGTAACAGTATCGAGGCCATGCCATTGGGAGGTGAGTTAACGGTCTCTGTGGAAGTAGAGGACAAACAGGTACGTATCATCATTCACGATACCGGTAAAGGATTGAGCCGGGGAACTGTAGAGTATGCAACCGACCCGTTTTTCACAACCAAGGTCGTGGGAACAGGTATGGGGCTTACCATTGTCCGGCGAATTGTTGAAGAACACGGTGGTGAACTGGTGCTTCAAAGCAGCGGTAATGGGATGCGGGCAACAATTGTCTTGCCGAAACCACAGGATGAGTTGCCTATAACCAATCAGGATGCCTCCTGA
- a CDS encoding FG-GAP repeat domain-containing protein: MKLNLCCASFCHVNRYRWFLTCFSLFCCTLLISVASFAADGKTGPPAKQQVIILPFTVEIPGSYSYLKHGLASTLASRLSARAGVAAVAQGSISEQMALTLKEGNHAAFGQLLRQSGAQHVIIGSLAPKNNQFELTCYVFSQSGTQPPRQFIQSFTIVDDAMQAVDELAWDISGTLFNKPRPEIRDAAKQTTDMATFQTAHPERAYREGRYAGMTTGLEAGGLFTLANTLRSRALPVQAMDINAGDLDGDGKDEVVLLTTDSLVIYRYDDNQFRMLATVNLPNHIRYHSVTLGDFNKNGLQEIYISGSNGDMPDATAMEWNGKRITTLFEHARWYLRTMASPGEAPVLLGQRSLADDLGGGGIFEMHLDAQNTLNEGQRLNIPKGLSVFDFVLADLDGSGNKVVVAINSQNRLQLYDTAGSVRWTSPDTFGASNNFFGTLTSANNAASSEKEPAWIRTRIVVADLDGDHINDILVGRNRLETVPFMPNLRYFAGSSLAAFKWDRFSLTRLWESKKIPGYIANYQVLHADPGSTEYAVLFAEAETSYPFIFWQSASTYLNSYTLQINLQGSNQSIWDSQDLPSSEEQ; encoded by the coding sequence GTGAAACTGAACCTCTGCTGTGCATCTTTCTGTCATGTCAACCGTTACCGGTGGTTCCTGACCTGCTTCAGTCTGTTCTGCTGCACATTACTCATCTCTGTCGCCTCTTTCGCTGCTGACGGCAAAACAGGCCCACCAGCTAAACAGCAGGTGATTATCCTTCCCTTTACTGTCGAAATCCCTGGTTCGTACAGCTACCTGAAGCATGGCCTTGCCAGTACCCTGGCGAGCCGCCTCTCCGCACGAGCCGGTGTTGCTGCAGTTGCCCAAGGTAGCATCTCCGAACAGATGGCCCTGACCCTCAAAGAGGGCAATCATGCTGCCTTTGGTCAGCTGCTCCGCCAATCCGGTGCACAACACGTGATCATCGGTTCTCTGGCACCCAAAAACAATCAGTTTGAACTGACCTGCTACGTCTTTTCACAGAGCGGTACGCAACCACCCAGACAGTTTATTCAAAGTTTTACCATTGTGGACGACGCCATGCAGGCCGTTGATGAGCTGGCCTGGGACATAAGCGGTACTCTCTTTAACAAACCCCGCCCGGAAATACGAGATGCAGCCAAACAGACAACCGACATGGCGACCTTCCAGACCGCTCACCCGGAACGCGCCTATCGAGAAGGCCGGTACGCGGGCATGACCACCGGCCTTGAGGCAGGTGGTCTCTTCACGCTGGCCAACACCTTGCGCAGCCGGGCCCTTCCAGTGCAAGCCATGGACATAAACGCCGGTGACCTGGATGGTGACGGCAAGGATGAGGTTGTTCTTCTGACCACCGACAGCCTCGTGATTTATCGTTATGATGACAACCAGTTCCGCATGCTGGCTACAGTTAACCTGCCCAACCATATCCGCTATCACTCCGTCACTCTGGGAGATTTCAACAAAAACGGCCTGCAGGAAATATACATCAGCGGCAGCAATGGGGACATGCCCGACGCCACAGCCATGGAATGGAACGGTAAACGAATAACCACACTCTTTGAGCATGCCCGCTGGTATCTCCGAACCATGGCTTCACCGGGAGAGGCACCTGTACTGCTGGGTCAGCGAAGCTTAGCCGATGACCTTGGCGGCGGTGGAATTTTTGAAATGCACCTGGATGCTCAAAATACCCTGAACGAAGGGCAACGCCTCAACATTCCCAAAGGCCTTTCCGTGTTTGACTTTGTTCTGGCAGACCTCGACGGCAGCGGTAATAAGGTTGTTGTGGCCATCAACAGCCAAAACCGGCTGCAACTGTATGACACCGCAGGTTCTGTGCGCTGGACAAGTCCTGATACTTTCGGGGCAAGCAACAACTTTTTCGGAACCCTCACCAGTGCCAACAATGCTGCCTCAAGCGAAAAAGAGCCTGCCTGGATTCGGACCAGGATCGTGGTTGCTGATCTGGACGGCGATCATATCAACGACATTCTGGTTGGTCGCAACCGACTGGAGACCGTGCCTTTTATGCCAAATCTCCGATACTTTGCCGGCAGTTCACTGGCCGCCTTCAAATGGGATCGCTTCAGCCTGACCCGCCTTTGGGAATCTAAAAAAATTCCCGGCTATATCGCGAACTATCAGGTCCTCCACGCTGATCCGGGAAGCACGGAATACGCAGTCCTTTTTGCTGAAGCAGAAACCAGTTATCCATTTATCTTCTGGCAGAGTGCATCCACGTACCTCAACAGCTACACCCTGCAAATCAATCTCCAGGGATCAAATCAAAGCATCTGGGACAGCCAGGATCTCCCCTCTTCTGAAGAACAGTGA